A genome region from Brassica oleracea var. oleracea cultivar TO1000 chromosome C2, BOL, whole genome shotgun sequence includes the following:
- the LOC106326128 gene encoding defensin-like protein 3, producing the protein MAKFASIITLLLAALVFFAAFEAPMMVEGQQPKYCRKQSKTWSGLCTKSGSCKKQCIRVEKAAHGSCNYIFPIHKCICYYLC; encoded by the exons ATGGCTAAGTTTGCTTCCATCATCACCCTCCTCTTAGCCGCTCTTGTTTTCTTCGCTGCTTTTG AAGCACCGATGATGGTGGAAGGACAACAACCAAAGTACTGCAGGAAGCAGAGTAAGACATGGTCAGGTTTATGTACAAAGAGTGGTTCGTGCAAGAAACAGTGCATCCGCGTCGAGAAAGCAGCTCATGGTTCTTGCAATTATATCTTTCCAATTCACAAGTGTATCTGCTACTACCTTTGTTAA
- the LOC106325886 gene encoding defensin-like protein 1, which yields MAKFASIIALLFAALVLFAALEAPTMVEAQKLCERPSGTWSGVCGNNNACKNQCINLEKARHGSCNYVFPAHKCICYFPC from the exons ATGGCTAAGTTTGCTTCCATCATTGCCCTACTTTTTGCTGCTCTTGTTCTTTTCGCTGCTCTCG AAGCACCAACAATGGTGGAAGCACAGAAGTTGTGCGAGAGGCCAAGTGGGACATGGTCAGGAGTCTGTGGAAACAATAACGCATGCAAGAATCAGTGCATTAACCTTGAGAAAGCACGACATGGATCTTGCAACTATGTCTTCCCAGCTCACAAGTGTATTTGCTACTTCCCTTGTTAA
- the LOC106323789 gene encoding glutathione S-transferase T3-like, which produces MVLRRGQAALLTFFTCTSSSAHVPRIAAYFAASQKVTECERREPMHCKQRWQKINDVACKLCGSYEAATREKTNRQNETDVLKKVHEIFCNNNKKKFNLEHRKLDDDAQSSASHLSESKTSEADEGNTRPPRVKASKARRKKTIEGKGLSEFQTIWYIKQQDMAMKERLSKMSLLGSLIAKREPLSECEEALKKKLINDLLAVYVRTINLG; this is translated from the exons ATGGTTCTGAGGAGAGGACAAGCTGCTCTGCTCACGTTCTTTACATGTACAAGCTCCTCTGCTCATGTTCCGAG AATAGCAGCCTACTTTGCGGCAAGCCAGAAGGTTACAGAGTGTGAACGGAGAGAGCCGATGCACTGTAAGCAGCGGTGGCAGAAGATCAACGACGTCGCGTGCAAATTATGTGGTTCGTATGAGGCTGCAACCAGGGAGAAGACCAACAGACAAAATGAGACTGATGTTCTCAAAAAAGTGCATGAGATCTTCTGCAACAACAATAAAAAGAAGTTCAACCTTGAGCAT AGGAAGTTGGACGATGATGCACAATCATCAGCCTCTCACTTGTCAGAAAGCAAGACTTCTGAAGCTGATGAAGGCAACACTCGTCCCCCTCGTGTTAAGGCATCTAAGGCACGTCGTAAGAAGACGATAGAGGGGAAGGGGCTGTCTGAGTTTCAGACAATATGGTATATTAAACAGCAGGATATGGCCATGAAAGAAAGGCTGTCCAAGATGTCTCTGCTTGGCAGTCTTATTGCCAAAAGAGAGCCATTGTCTGAGTGTGAAGAAGCTTTAAAGAAGAAGCTGATAAATGACTTGTTGGCTGTTTAT GTGAGGACAATAAACTTGGGTTAG